A genomic region of Streptosporangium lutulentum contains the following coding sequences:
- a CDS encoding DedA family protein, translated as MIDIVLPSAPFAAYLVVWLVSSLDLFIPILPPGTLLLAGGALAAQGDLNPVLLGAIGALGAWIGDLAGYRLGRRIARGLTRLRFRDGSRAGESRWQGWILRHPFLSLLIARYLPAGRTVAATTAGRLTHPWRAYALAALTAELLWAGPAVLLGYLGGQFIPVGFMLAVALGGIVLTVLAALLRRRRTARRTGPAIPDS; from the coding sequence ATGATCGACATAGTGCTTCCCTCCGCCCCGTTCGCCGCCTACCTGGTCGTATGGCTGGTGTCATCGCTGGATCTGTTCATCCCGATCCTGCCGCCCGGCACCCTGCTGCTGGCCGGGGGCGCTCTGGCCGCCCAGGGCGACCTGAACCCCGTCCTCCTCGGCGCGATCGGCGCCCTGGGCGCGTGGATCGGCGACCTGGCCGGTTACCGGCTCGGCCGCCGGATCGCCCGCGGCCTGACCCGCCTTCGCTTCCGGGACGGCTCCCGAGCGGGTGAGTCCCGCTGGCAGGGGTGGATCCTGCGGCACCCTTTCCTGTCACTGCTGATCGCTCGCTACCTCCCGGCGGGCCGTACGGTCGCCGCGACCACCGCGGGACGTCTGACCCACCCTTGGCGCGCCTACGCCCTGGCCGCCCTGACCGCCGAGCTCCTGTGGGCCGGTCCCGCGGTCCTGCTCGGCTACCTCGGCGGGCAGTTCATCCCCGTGGGGTTCATGCTCGCCGTGGCGCTCGGGGGCATCGTCCTCACCGTGCTGGCCGCACTCCTGCGCCGCAGGCGCACCGCCCGCCGTACCGGCCCGGCGATTCCGGACTCATGA
- a CDS encoding MDR family MFS transporter, with protein sequence MVTMSGLVIAMLLAMLDNMIVAPALPTIVGELGGLDHLAWVATGYILASTVSTPIWGKLGDLYGRRIIFISSVVIFLVGSVLCGLSQDMTQLIAFRAIQGLGAGGLMVGVMSIIGEMIPPRDRSKYQGLMMAVMPVAMIGGPLIGGFITDNLDWRWAFYVNLPLGVITLVVCWITLGKLPKGAGKARIDWFGAALLTVWITALVLITSWGGVQYDWGSPQILGLAALTVVAFVAFIVVQRRVAEPIMPLRVFNSLNFNLAGGLAFISGFAMFGAIGFLPQFQQFVQGTSATNSGLLLAPMMVAAMIVSLAGGVLISRTGHYKSLPIAGTILVTVGLLLFASMDVNTSTVMSGVYMAVLGAGMGGLMQTSTLIAQNSIELRDMGAGTGASTFLRNMGSSLGISLLGAVYVNHLTDSLTEAGAGVGAQPLGAAATSMTPKALQALPEAAQHVFQQAVTDGVTALFMWGAIVAAVGIVIALFIRQVPLRGGAAAAIKEAELAEASV encoded by the coding sequence ATGGTCACGATGAGCGGCCTGGTCATCGCGATGCTATTGGCGATGTTGGACAACATGATCGTCGCTCCGGCGCTGCCGACGATCGTCGGCGAGCTGGGCGGTCTGGATCATCTGGCATGGGTGGCCACGGGATACATCCTAGCCTCCACGGTGTCCACCCCGATCTGGGGCAAACTCGGCGACCTGTACGGCCGCCGCATCATCTTCATCTCCTCCGTGGTGATCTTCCTGGTCGGCTCGGTGCTGTGCGGCTTGTCCCAGGACATGACGCAACTGATCGCTTTCCGCGCGATCCAGGGCCTGGGCGCGGGCGGCCTGATGGTCGGCGTCATGTCGATCATCGGTGAGATGATCCCGCCGCGCGACCGCAGCAAGTACCAGGGCCTGATGATGGCCGTCATGCCGGTCGCGATGATCGGTGGCCCGCTCATCGGCGGCTTCATCACCGACAACCTCGACTGGCGCTGGGCCTTCTACGTCAACCTGCCGCTCGGCGTGATCACGCTCGTGGTCTGCTGGATCACCCTCGGCAAGCTTCCGAAGGGCGCCGGCAAGGCTCGCATCGACTGGTTCGGCGCCGCCCTGCTCACCGTGTGGATCACCGCGCTGGTGCTGATCACCAGCTGGGGCGGCGTCCAGTACGACTGGGGCTCGCCGCAGATCCTCGGGCTCGCGGCGCTCACGGTGGTCGCCTTCGTCGCCTTCATCGTCGTCCAGCGTCGCGTGGCCGAGCCGATCATGCCCCTGCGGGTCTTCAACAGCCTCAACTTCAACCTGGCCGGTGGGCTCGCCTTCATCTCGGGCTTCGCGATGTTCGGCGCCATCGGCTTCCTGCCGCAGTTCCAGCAGTTCGTCCAGGGCACCTCCGCCACCAACAGCGGCCTGCTGCTGGCACCCATGATGGTCGCCGCGATGATCGTCAGTCTGGCCGGCGGTGTGCTGATCAGCAGGACCGGGCACTACAAGTCCCTGCCGATCGCCGGCACCATCCTCGTCACCGTCGGCCTGCTGCTGTTCGCCAGCATGGACGTCAACACCTCCACGGTGATGTCCGGTGTCTACATGGCGGTCCTGGGCGCGGGCATGGGCGGGCTGATGCAGACCAGCACCCTCATCGCCCAGAACAGCATCGAGCTGCGCGACATGGGCGCGGGCACCGGTGCCTCCACCTTCCTGCGCAACATGGGCAGCTCGCTCGGCATCTCCCTCCTCGGCGCCGTCTACGTCAACCACCTGACCGACTCGCTGACCGAAGCCGGAGCCGGAGTCGGAGCTCAGCCCCTCGGCGCCGCCGCCACGTCGATGACTCCGAAGGCCCTGCAGGCCCTGCCGGAGGCGGCCCAGCACGTCTTCCAGCAGGCTGTCACCGACGGTGTCACCGCGCTCTTCATGTGGGGCGCCATCGTGGCCGCCGTGGGCATCGTCATCGCCCTGTTCATCCGCCAGGTCCCGCTCCGTGGCGGCGCCGCGGCCGCGATCAAGGAGGCGGAGCTGGCGGAGGCCAGCGTCTGA